A genomic segment from Castor canadensis chromosome 1, mCasCan1.hap1v2, whole genome shotgun sequence encodes:
- the LOC109698270 gene encoding LOW QUALITY PROTEIN: heterogeneous nuclear ribonucleoprotein H2-like (The sequence of the model RefSeq protein was modified relative to this genomic sequence to represent the inferred CDS: inserted 1 base in 1 codon; substituted 1 base at 1 genomic stop codon) produces MMLSTEGREGFVVKVRGLPWSCSADEVMRFFSDCKIQNGTSGIRFIYTREGRPRGEAFVELESEDEVKLALKKDRETMGHKYIEVFKSNSVEMDWVLKHTDPNSPDRANDGFVWLRGLPFGXGKEEIVQFFSELEIVPNGMTLPVDFQGWSTGEAFVQFASQEIAEKALKKHKERIGHRYIEIFKSSRAEVQTHYDPPGKLMAMQRPGPYDRPEAGRGYNSIGRGAGFERMRRGAYGGGYGGYDDYGGYNDGYGFGSDRFGRDLNYCFSGMSDHRYRDGGSXLQSTTGHCVYMRGLPYRATENYIYNFFSPLNPMRVHIETGPDGRVTGEADVEFATHKDAVAAVAKDKANMQHRYVELFLNSTAGTSGGAYDHSYVELFLNSTAGASGGAYGSQMMGGMGLSNQSSYGGPASQQLSGSYGDQSSMSGYDQVLQENSSDYQSNLA; encoded by the exons ATGATGCTGAGCACAGAGGGCAGGGAGGGGTTCGTGGTGAAGGTCAGGGGCCTGCCCTGGtcctgctcagctgatgaagtgATGCGCTTCTTCTCTGATTGCAAAATCCAAAATGGCACATCAGGTATTCGTTTCATCTACACCAGAGAAGGCAGACCAAGAGGTGAAGCATTTGTTGAACTTGAATCTGAAGATGAAGTGAAACTGGCTTTGAAGAAGGACAGAGAAACCATGGGACACAAATACATTGAAGTATTCAAGTCCAACAGTGTTGAAATGGATTGGGTGTTGAAGCATACAGATCCGAATAGTCCGGATAGGGCCAACGATGGCTTCGTGTGGCTTAGAGGACTCCCATTTGGCTGAGGCAAGGAAGAGATTGTTCAGTTCTTTTCAGAGTTGGAAATTGTGCCAAATGGGATGACACTGCCTGTGGACTTTCAGGGGTGGAGTACAGGGGAGGCCTTTGTGCAGTTTGCTTCACAAGAGATAGCTGAAAAAGCCTTAAAGAAACACAAGGAAAGAATAGGACACAGGTACATTGAAATCTTTAAGAGTAGCAGAGCTGAAGTTCAAACCCACTATGATCCCCCTGGAAAGCTCATGGCTATGCAGCGGCCAGGTCCTTATGATAGGCCAGAAGCTGGCAGAGGGTATAATAGCATTGGCAGAGGAGCTGGGTTTGAAAGGATGAGGCGGGGTGCCTACGGTGGAGGGTATGGAGGCTATGATGACTATGGTGGCTATAATGATGGGTATGGCTTTGGGTCTGACAGATTTGGAAGAGACCTCAATTACTGTTTCTCAGGAATGTCTGATCATAGATATAGAGATGGTGGGT ATCTCCAGAGCACCACAGGGCACTGTGTATACATGAGGGGCTTACCTTACAGAGCCACTgagaattatatttataattttttctcaCCTCTTAACCCCATGAGAGTACACATTGAAACTGGGCCCGATGGCAGAGTTACCGGTGAGGCAGATGTTGAATTTGCTACTCATAAAGATGCTGTGGCAGCTGTGGCAAAAGATAAAGCTAATATGCAACACAGATATGTGGAGCTCTTCTTAAATTCTACCGCAGGAACAAGTGGAGGGGCTTATGATCACAGCTATGTAGAACTCTTTTTGAATTCTACGGCAGGGGCAAGTGGTGGTGCTTATGGTAGCCAGATGATGGGAGGGATGGGCTTATCCAACCAGTCTAGTTATGGGGGTCCTGCTAGCCAGCAGCTGAGTGGTAGTTATGGAGATCAGAGTAGTATGAGTGGATATGACCAAGTTCTGCAGGAAAACTCTAGTGACTATCAGTCAAATCTCGCTTAG